The DNA window CGTTGAAGACATGGCCCAGATGGCCGCCGCAGCGCGCGCAGCTGACTTCGGTGCGCGCCATGCCCAGGCTGCGGTCTGTGGAGGTCACCACCGCACCCTTCAGCGGCGCATAAAAGCTCGGCCAGCCGGTGCCGCTTTCGAACTTGGTCTTGCTGCTGAACAGCTTGTTGTCGCAGCCGGCGCAGATGAAGATGCCCGCGCGCTTTTCCTTGTTCAGCGGGCTGGAATAAGGCCGCTCGGTGCCGTCCTTGCGCAAGACATTATATTCGGCCGGAGTGAGCTGCTTCTTCCATTGAGCATCGGTCTTGGTGACCGGGAAGCTTCGTGCTTCGGCAGGCGCGGTGCCGCATCCGGCGAAGCCGATCAAAGCGGTGCCGGCAAAGGCAAGACCTCCTTTAGTGAGGAGATCGCGGCGGGTGGGAATAAAGTGGGTCATGGAAACAATACGCTTCGGGCGAGGAAAATTCCTCAATTCCCGTCCTTTCTTGGTCCCAGACCCTATCACGCGTCGCTTGACGCCAGCCTGAACATGGCGTCTCAGTAGCGGCTGAGCTCCACATCCATCGCGCGGTAGCCGTGGACGAAGCAGGCCGGCACCCGGTCCGGCTCACCGATCACATTGGCGCGCAGGCGGCGCTTGGCCATTTCCTCCAGGAGAATGCGTACCTGCAATTCAGCGAGCCGCGCGCCGACGCAGCGGTGGATGCCGTACCCGAAGGCAAGGTGGCGGCGCGCATTCTCCCGGTCGACGATAAGCCGGTCCGGATCTTCGAAGACGCTCTCATCGCGATTGGCGGAGATGTACCAGAGCGCGAGCCGATCCCCTTCCTTGATTTGATGGCCGAACAATTCGGTATCCTGCGTGGCGGTGCGCTTCATATGCGCCAGCGGCGTCTGCCAGCGGATTAGCTCCTGCACCGCATTGGGGATCAGGTCCGGGTTCTGCTCCAGCTTCGCGCGCTCATCCGGAAACTGGTCGAGCCCATAAGCATAGGCCGACATGGTGTTGCGGGTGGTGTCGTTGCCGCCCACGATCAGCAGGATCAGATTGCCCATGAAGGTCATCGGATCCATGTCGCGCATCTCCGAATGGATCATGCGGGAAAGCAGATCGGGCGCCTCTCCCGCCTCCAGCCGCTCGTTCCAGAGCTTCTGGAAATAGGCCCCCATCTCATACATGTGGCCGAGCCGTTCCTGGCGCAGTTCCTCGGTGCGCATCGCCTCCACATTGCCCGCCCAGTCGGACCAGAAAGTGAGCTTGCGCCGGTCCTCCCACGGAAAATCGAACAGCAGTGCGAGCATCTGCGTGGTCAGCTCGATCGAGACCTGATCGACCCAGTCGAAGCTTTGGCCAAGCGGCAGATTGTCGAGGATTTCCGCGGTCCGTCCACGCACATCATCGGTCAGCCGGGTCATCTCGCTCGGCGTAAAGGCAGGCGCGACCACGCGGCGCTGTTCGGTATGTTTGGGCCGGTCCATCGCGATGAACATCGGCATTTCGACCACCTGATCTTCCGGCAGGTCCTGCGCTTCCTTGCCGACCAGCGTGATGCCGGTTGCCTCGGACGAGAACAGGTCTGGCAGCGCCTCGATATGCTGGATCGGCTTGGCCGTGGTGATGTTCCAGTAATCGCCATAGCCCGAATCGACGATCTTGTTGATGGGGGCTTCCCTCCGCATCTCTGCAAAAATCGGCTGCCAGCGGTCCTCGGCGTAGATTTCCGGTCGGCTGACGTCCCAGTCATGCGGGGCGGTGTTCACCACCGTATCCTTGGGCGCCTCTTCGGCGGCGGTGGTCTTGAAAGCGGTGGCCATGGCCTCTCTCCTGATCCGGCAGGCGATCGGACGCGCCCGCTCTGATAAGACACCATAGCCTCACATTACTGACCAAAATGTCAATAGAGTTGCGATCGGCAACTTAATCAGCACGGTAGAGAGGTGGTCCCGGGATCAGGCGGCCTTGCGCTTGCCAAACAGAGCGGCCCAAGCGCCGCCGCTTGCACCCGACTTCATCACATTGCGCCGGAACAGCATTGCGCTCATCCGCACCACGAGCAGCGCGAACGCTGCCTGTCCGATCAGCGCCACGAGATGCGGCCACAGCTCCTGCACCTGCGCGGCCCGCGCGATCATCGCGAAGGGGGAGGTGAACGGCACAACGCAGGCAATGATTTCGACCGGCTGGCCGATCTTGCTGACGGTGTAGAAGGCGAAACCGAAGACGAACATTTGCAGCATCGTCACCGGCATGGAAAGCGTCTGCACCTCGCGTACCGTGCTGGCCATCGCGCCGATGCCGAGGAACAGCGAGCCCAGGATGAGGTAGGCCATCGCGAAATAGACAATGCCCAGAACAATGAACGCCGGCCAGCCCACTGCAGGGACCGGCAGATTGGGCAAGCCCGGCCCCCAGATCTGCAACGCCGCGATACCCGCCGCGCCCCATACCGCGATGCCCACCAACGCCATCGCCAGCATGGCAAACAGCTTGCCGATGAACACCGCGTCGATCGGCACGGCGGCAGCCAGAATCTCGATGATCTTGTTCGATTTTTCCTCGACGAGGTTGGAAAGCACCATGCCCGCCAGCAGCATGACGAGAAGGAACAGCAGGAATTGTCCGGCCTGTCCGGTCAGCAGCTGCGCACGCTGCATGCCGCCCGCGCTCGACTGCACGGTATCCACCCGCAGCGACTTCAATTGCCCGCCGCCATTCTGGGTCTGGCTGATAAGAAGCGCCAGTTCCGGGCCCAGATTTTGCGCCTGATCCGCTGTCGCGGTGAGTATGGGGGCCGCGAAGCTGCCGCTCAGCACCGCAGCGAGCTTGCCCTTATCAGCGCCTTCTCCGCCGGCCTCCGCCTGATCGGATTCCTTCAGCCAGTCGGCAGCAGGGCGGCCATCGTCCGGCAGGATACGAAGTTCCGGATAGCGTCTTTCGCCCATTGCTTGGGAGAGGCTGGCGCGCGTGGCCGCAAGGGCCTGCGCCTCGCCTGCGGGCATGCTGATGCCGACCACGTCCGCGCCGATATCCTCGGCCACCGAACTGCCGAGCGAGCCGAACAGTACGCCCGCAGCCACCGGAAACAGCGGCCCCAACAGGAACATGAGGAACGCCTTGGATAGGACGACCGCGGTGAAATCCCGCCGGCCGATCACCCAGGCTGCGCGCAGTGTCTCGTTCATCGGGCAGCTCCCTCGGCCTGGCTCTGTTGCAGTTCGGCCGCCGCCGCTTCCCCGGCGATGGCAACAAAAGCGTCGTGAAGCCCCGGCCGCTCGATCGACAGTGATCGGATGCCGGCATTTCCTTCGATCAGCGCGCCGAGCAGCGGCTCGGGTCCGCCATCGGGCAGGGTGAAGTGCCACCAATGACCCTCGCGCTCTGTCCCGGCAGGCAGCGCGCTGCGCCATGGGCCGTCGGTTTCGCGCGTTTCCAGATGCACTTGCGGGCGCAGGCGATCGCGCGCCGCCTCCACGCTGCCGTCGAAGCGCACCTTGCCGCCGGCGACGATCGCGACATTCTCGCAAAGCCGTTCGGCATGGGCGATGACATGGGTGGAGAAAATGACGGTGACGCCCGCTTCCGCCTGTTCGCGGATCAGGCGCTCCAGCTTACCCTGATTGATGGCGTCGAGCCCCGAGAAGGGCTCATCCAGCACGATCAGCCGGGGCCGATGGACAATGGTGCCGAGCAGCTGCACCGTCTGCGCCATGCCCTTGCTGAGTTCCTTGATCTTCTTCTCGGCGGCATGGCCGAGGCCCGCTTCCTCCAGCAACACGCGGCCGCGCTTGCGCCCTTCGTCCAGCGGCTGATGGCGCAGCGCGCCCATGAACGCGATGGTATCGACCGCCTTCATTGACTGATAAAGCCCGCGCTCCTCGGGAAGATAGCCGACTTCGTGCGCGCGCTTCAGCGGCTTGTTGCTGCCGAGCAGCGTGCGCGTGCCCTCATCGGGATCGATAATGCCCAGAAGCATGCGCAAAAGCGTCGTCTTGCCCGCGCCATTGGGCCCCAGCATGCCGGTGATGCTGCCCTCCGGCACGTTCAGGTCCACCCCGCCCACCGCCGTGGTGTTGCCGAACCGTTTGACCAGCCCGCGGGCTTCGATTGCATTGTTCCCCATGCACCCACCCCTAGCCATTCCTCGGAATGCTGGTAGCTGGGTCCGATGAACGGGCGCAAGGCTTCGATGGAGGACAGGCTGAAAGCGCAGGCCGCGCAGGAAGGCTTTGCCGCCTGCGGCATTGCGCCCGCCCGGCTTGCCCCCGAAACCGGCGAGCGGCTGAAGGCCTGGCTCGCCGCGGGCGCGCATGGCGATATGATCTGGATGGAAGGCCGCGCCGATCAGCGCGCACAGCCGCAGACCCTGTGGCCCGAGGTGCGATCGGTGATTATGCTGGCGATGAGCTATGCGCCCGGCGACGATCTGACCGCCTATGATCCCGCCGCTAATCGGCAAGCCGCTAGCCATGGCCGCATATCGGTCTATGCGCGCGGGAAGGATTATCACGACATCGTCAAGAAGGCGCTGAAGCGGCTCGCACGCTGGTTCGTCGAGGAAACGGGCGAGCAGGTGAAGGTGTTCGTCGATACCGCACCGGTGATGGAGAAGCCGCTGGCCGAGGCGGCGGGCATCGGCTGGCAGGGCAAGCACACCAATCTTCTCAGCCGCGATCTGGGCAACTGGTTCTTCCTCGGCGCGATCTATACCACCGCCGATCTGGCCGCCGACGAACCGGGGCGCGAGCGCTGCGGCAGCTGCGATGCATGCCAGCGCGCCTGCCCCACCGATGCCTTCCCTGCGCCCTTCCGGCTCGACGCGCGGCGCTGCATCTCCTTCCTCACCATCGAGAACAAGGGGCCGATCCCGCGCGCGCTGCGCCCCGGCATCGGCAACCACATCTATGGCTGCGACGATTGCCTGGCCGCCTGCCCATGGAACAAATTCGCGAAGGCCGGGGCGGCCAACAAGGCCTTCCTGCCACGCGCCGAACTGGTCGCCCCGCCGCTCGCCGATCTGCTGGCACTCGACGATGCGGCGTTTCGCGCGGTGTTCTCCGGCTCGCCGATCAAGCGTTCGGGCCGCGACCGGATGGTGCGCAACGCGGCAATAGCGGCGGGCAATAGCGCCGATCCCGATCTGGTGACGCCGCTGCTGCCGCTGCTGGACGACGAAGCGCCCACGGTCCGCGGGGCGGCGATCTGGGCGCTGGAACAGCTTGATCCGCAGCGATTCGCGGAGGAACGCGTTTTACGGCTGGCCGGAGAGCGAGACGCAAGCGTCCGCTTCGAATGGAACGGGCGCTGTCCCATTGAGGCCGAGCCGGTGCGCGATCAGAAGATGTAATCTCTCAGGCCGTTCGGGCTGAGCGTATCGAAGCCTCGTACTTTATCGCAACCCGGTGCGGCCCTTCGACAGGCTCAGGATAAACGGAAGAGGGTACGGTCGCCCTATTTCGCCTGCAGCGCCGCCACGCAGGCCGCGCGGTCCACCGCGGCACCGTCGCGCCGACGCGCATCGACATGGGTCACGACCTCCCGGCCCTGCCGGTCCGGATAAAGATAGGCATCGAGGATGCAGGGCGCGCCAATGAATTGCAGCTTGCGGCCGACCGGCTCCACCACATCCAGCCGCGGCTTGCCGAACAGCCGGATCAATGTCGCCTCATTCGATCCCAGAACGCCCTCCAGCCCGCGCGTGTCCGTCATGTCGCTGGCAGTGCCCGGAACGCCGACGCCGGCAGAGGGCTGCCCGGAAGGCACGGCGGCACACCCCGCGCAAATCAGCGTAAGCGCCGTCAGAGCTGCGATATTTCTCATGCCGTCACCGTCCTGCCCGAGCGCGGGCCATGGATCATGTGCGCCGCCATCGCCGCCGCAATAACCGGGACGACCAGATTGAGGAAGGGGATGCCGAGGCCGACGGCCGCAATCAATCCCAGAACGAAGCGCGGCACCGGCGCAATCCGCTCCGGCGTGCTGTCCGGGGAAGCGTCATGCCGCGCGATCACCATCTCCTGAAGATCCTTGCCGATCAGGAAGGCGTTCACGATCAGGAACACCATCGGCGCGCCAACCGCGGTGATCAGCAGCGCGAAATAAAGCGGCAGCGCGATGAGGTTCCAGAGGATCGCGCGAAGCGCCGACCGGAGGCCGATCTTGAGGCCGCGCCAGGCCGATGGCGGCACCGCGCTCGCCGCACGCGCAGGGTAATATCGGCGTTCGACCGCCTCCACCACATCTTCGGCGAAGAAACCGATCACCGCGAGGGCGACCGCGCGGAACAGGACGAGCCCGCCGAAGACGACCAGCAGCAAGGCGCCGAAGGCGGCGACCAGTCCGGTCGATGCCTCGTTCCATCCGATCCGCTCCAGCAATGCCGAAAACCCGAAATACACCGCCGTGCCCAGCGCGGCGAAGATCAGCAGCGTCAGCGCCACGCTTTTGACAAGCACCGCCAAGATGGCGCGGTCACCAAGCTGGCGAATGGCGAGGGCAAGGGCGCGGAGCATCACGCCGATCCATGACCCAATGCCCTGCCCCCGGTCAATCTCCGACCGCGATCGCGCTTGCAGGCCGCGCCCGTGCGCCTTAGGCCGCCCGGCAACATTCCTTCTCCTCCGGAGCTTTCATGACCGACACCACTTACGACGTGCTCGCGATCGGCAATGCCATCGTCGACGTGCTCGCCCAGACCGACGACCAGCTCATCGCCGATGAGGGCCTTACCAAAGGCGGCATGTCCCTGATCGACGCGGACCGTGCCGTCAGCCTTTACGAGAAAATGGGCCAGGGCCAGGAAATCAGCGGCGGCGCGGCGGCCAATACGCTGGCGGGCCTTGCCATGCTAGGCGCGAAGTGCCGGTTCATCGGCCAGGTCGCAAAGGATCAGCTGGGCGAGGTCTATGCGCATGATCTGGGTGCGGTAGGCGTGGATTTCACCCATCCGCCGCGCGATGGCGACGTGCCCACGGGCCGCTGCCTGATCCTGGTTTCGCCCGATGGCGAGCGCACGATGAATACGTTCCTCGGCGCATCGCACTATCTGCCAGGCAGCGCGATCGACGAAAAGGCGATCGCCGGCGCAAAGATCGTGTTTCTGGAAGGCTATATGTGGGATCCGCCGGAGCCGCGTGCCGCAATGCGCCGGGCGCTCGAGATCGCACGCGAATCGGACACGCAGATCGCCTTCAGCACCTGCGCCGATTTCTGCGTCCACACGCACCGCAAGGATTTCCGCAAGCTGATCGATGACGGGCTGATCGACATCCTGTTCGCCAATGAAGAGGAAGCCGGCATCCTGGAGGACAGCGATCCCGAGGCAGCGATCGAAAGCCTGGGCAAGGACGTGCCGCTGCTCGTGGTGACGCGCGGACCGAACGGCGCGATCGCGGTGAAGGACGGCGAACGGTTCGAAACCAAGGCGCTGCCGACCACCGTGATCGACACCACCGGCGCGGGCGATCTGTTTGCTGCTGGCTTCCTGTCCGGGCACCTGAAGGGCGAAAGCGTGACCCGCTGCCTGGAGATGGGCGCGGTCGCGGCGGCCGAGGTGGTTTCGCATTTCGGTGCGCGTCCGGAGCAGGACCTTACCAAGCTGATGGCCGAAAAACTGGGCTGAACTGCCCGCCGCTCCGATGAGGCAACGTCGCTCCGGCAGCAGCCGGAGCGACGAGGCGCCTAATTTTGGCTCTTGCGGAGCGCCTTTTCCTCTTCGCTCTCACGCGCATCCCGCCCGCCCGCCTTGCGGAACAGCGCGCGGTCGTCATCGCCGAAGCCGAGCTTCCAGATGATCACGCCATAAACCGCCATGATCGCGGGAATGCCGAGCACCAGCTCGGTCCATTCGGGTAATAGGGAAAAGATATAGAAGGTCGGCACGGTGGCCGCCGCCGCCCATACCAGCGCCCAGCGCCATACGCCAACCGGCGCGGCCAGCAGCCGCGCAAGCAAGCGCGACTTCAGCGCCGACATCAGGCCGAGCGATATCATCAGCGCAAGAGCCGGCATCGCGCCGACATAGAGCGGCGGAAATTCCAGATGCCGCGCAAGCAGCAGAAGCCCCACACTGAGTGCCGCCTGAAACGCCAGGACGCTCAAGGAAATCACAAGATTGCGGTGGCGCGCGATGTAGACGAGCGTCGCCTCGCTCACCACGGCGGGCGCGGCGGCAACCTCTGCCATCAGAAGAAACGCAAGCGCGCCGGTGCCGCCCACGAATTCCGGGCCGATGACGCCCATCACCGCCTCGCCTGGAAGCCCCAGCGCCAGGCTGACCGCCATCTGTGCAGCAATGATCCAGAACCCCACCTGGCTTACCTGCGCGGCGATCGCTCCCTTGCGATCGTCCTTCAGATTGCGCGTGATGACGGGCCCCAGGATCGGATCAAAACTGGTCTTCAGCTTCTGCGGCAGGCTGGCGACCTGCTGCGCCACATAATAAATGCCGACCACGGCAGGCGACGCAAACAGGCCGAGGATTGCCAGATCGAGCCTTCGGCTGCCCCACTCCACACCGTCCGCCGCGGCGAGCGGAAAATTGCGGCGGCTCATCTCCAGCAGTCCGGAAAATTGTGGCTTCCAGTTCTTCGGCAAGCCGTAGCTGCGGAAGAAAGGGATCAGCGCCGTAATCAGCGCCGCGACCATCGAGATGACGTAGGAGATGACAAGCCCGTCACGCGGGAAGATGTAGTAAAGCGGGAAAGCCGCGATCGAGACCGTCCACGGCTCCACGATCGCGCGCGCCCGAACGGTCGCCTTGATATCATAGCGATAGGCGAGCGCCGCCAGCGTGATCTCCGTCACCGCAATCGCCGGGATGACGAGCGGCAGCATTCGGTCCAGCCCGCGAATCTCGCTATTGGGATACATGATCTGCGGCACGGCGATGAGGGCCGCGCCGGCTACCAGCGACACGAGGACCGCAAGCAGAATACCGTCATAGACGAGCGCACTGTGCCCATCCTCGATTTCCGACAATTGTTCGGCCAACCCGCGCCGCAGCCCCATGGTGGCGAGCTGCGCGGCAAATTCGACGATCAGGATGGCATAGGCGAAACGCCCGAGCAGCTCCGGCCCGTACATGCGCCCGGCGATGAACAGGAACGGCAGACGCGCGGCAAGGCGCAGCACGAAACCCGTGATATTGGTCCGCCCGCCCTTGGCAAGCGCTGCGATGTCACGCTCGTCGCGCGCGCTATGGCCGTCCACCGATGCCCTCCTGACCTGCCCGTCTAGCCGTCCACAGGGGGACGCGCTAGCTTTGCCTTTCAGATGGCCCGGCCGGTGCCTCCTGCGGACGCTCCGCACGAAGGGGGCGGGCCAGAAGACCGGCGATTACCTCGTCCACCCCGAAACTGCCGTCAAGAAGATGCCCCACCGCCTCGACGATCGGCATGTCGATGCCATGCTTGGCAGCCTCCCGCGCAAGCACCGGCGCGGTCGCAGCCCCCTCGGCCACCGTGCGCCGGTTGGACAACAGCTCGCTGGCCGGAATGCCTTCGCCGAGACCCTTGCCGAGCGAGAAGTTGC is part of the Novosphingopyxis iocasae genome and encodes:
- the msrB gene encoding peptide-methionine (R)-S-oxide reductase MsrB, translating into MTHFIPTRRDLLTKGGLAFAGTALIGFAGCGTAPAEARSFPVTKTDAQWKKQLTPAEYNVLRKDGTERPYSSPLNKEKRAGIFICAGCDNKLFSSKTKFESGTGWPSFYAPLKGAVVTSTDRSLGMARTEVSCARCGGHLGHVFNDGPPPTGKRYCMNGVAMDFVPA
- a CDS encoding cytochrome P450 — protein: MATAFKTTAAEEAPKDTVVNTAPHDWDVSRPEIYAEDRWQPIFAEMRREAPINKIVDSGYGDYWNITTAKPIQHIEALPDLFSSEATGITLVGKEAQDLPEDQVVEMPMFIAMDRPKHTEQRRVVAPAFTPSEMTRLTDDVRGRTAEILDNLPLGQSFDWVDQVSIELTTQMLALLFDFPWEDRRKLTFWSDWAGNVEAMRTEELRQERLGHMYEMGAYFQKLWNERLEAGEAPDLLSRMIHSEMRDMDPMTFMGNLILLIVGGNDTTRNTMSAYAYGLDQFPDERAKLEQNPDLIPNAVQELIRWQTPLAHMKRTATQDTELFGHQIKEGDRLALWYISANRDESVFEDPDRLIVDRENARRHLAFGYGIHRCVGARLAELQVRILLEEMAKRRLRANVIGEPDRVPACFVHGYRAMDVELSRY
- a CDS encoding ABC transporter permease, whose amino-acid sequence is MNETLRAAWVIGRRDFTAVVLSKAFLMFLLGPLFPVAAGVLFGSLGSSVAEDIGADVVGISMPAGEAQALAATRASLSQAMGERRYPELRILPDDGRPAADWLKESDQAEAGGEGADKGKLAAVLSGSFAAPILTATADQAQNLGPELALLISQTQNGGGQLKSLRVDTVQSSAGGMQRAQLLTGQAGQFLLFLLVMLLAGMVLSNLVEEKSNKIIEILAAAVPIDAVFIGKLFAMLAMALVGIAVWGAAGIAALQIWGPGLPNLPVPAVGWPAFIVLGIVYFAMAYLILGSLFLGIGAMASTVREVQTLSMPVTMLQMFVFGFAFYTVSKIGQPVEIIACVVPFTSPFAMIARAAQVQELWPHLVALIGQAAFALLVVRMSAMLFRRNVMKSGASGGAWAALFGKRKAA
- a CDS encoding ABC transporter ATP-binding protein encodes the protein MGNNAIEARGLVKRFGNTTAVGGVDLNVPEGSITGMLGPNGAGKTTLLRMLLGIIDPDEGTRTLLGSNKPLKRAHEVGYLPEERGLYQSMKAVDTIAFMGALRHQPLDEGRKRGRVLLEEAGLGHAAEKKIKELSKGMAQTVQLLGTIVHRPRLIVLDEPFSGLDAINQGKLERLIREQAEAGVTVIFSTHVIAHAERLCENVAIVAGGKVRFDGSVEAARDRLRPQVHLETRETDGPWRSALPAGTEREGHWWHFTLPDGGPEPLLGALIEGNAGIRSLSIERPGLHDAFVAIAGEAAAAELQQSQAEGAAR
- the queG gene encoding tRNA epoxyqueuosine(34) reductase QueG, which gives rise to MNGRKASMEDRLKAQAAQEGFAACGIAPARLAPETGERLKAWLAAGAHGDMIWMEGRADQRAQPQTLWPEVRSVIMLAMSYAPGDDLTAYDPAANRQAASHGRISVYARGKDYHDIVKKALKRLARWFVEETGEQVKVFVDTAPVMEKPLAEAAGIGWQGKHTNLLSRDLGNWFFLGAIYTTADLAADEPGRERCGSCDACQRACPTDAFPAPFRLDARRCISFLTIENKGPIPRALRPGIGNHIYGCDDCLAACPWNKFAKAGAANKAFLPRAELVAPPLADLLALDDAAFRAVFSGSPIKRSGRDRMVRNAAIAAGNSADPDLVTPLLPLLDDEAPTVRGAAIWALEQLDPQRFAEERVLRLAGERDASVRFEWNGRCPIEAEPVRDQKM
- a CDS encoding EI24 domain-containing protein, with amino-acid sequence MLRALALAIRQLGDRAILAVLVKSVALTLLIFAALGTAVYFGFSALLERIGWNEASTGLVAAFGALLLVVFGGLVLFRAVALAVIGFFAEDVVEAVERRYYPARAASAVPPSAWRGLKIGLRSALRAILWNLIALPLYFALLITAVGAPMVFLIVNAFLIGKDLQEMVIARHDASPDSTPERIAPVPRFVLGLIAAVGLGIPFLNLVVPVIAAAMAAHMIHGPRSGRTVTA
- a CDS encoding adenosine kinase, encoding MTDTTYDVLAIGNAIVDVLAQTDDQLIADEGLTKGGMSLIDADRAVSLYEKMGQGQEISGGAAANTLAGLAMLGAKCRFIGQVAKDQLGEVYAHDLGAVGVDFTHPPRDGDVPTGRCLILVSPDGERTMNTFLGASHYLPGSAIDEKAIAGAKIVFLEGYMWDPPEPRAAMRRALEIARESDTQIAFSTCADFCVHTHRKDFRKLIDDGLIDILFANEEEAGILEDSDPEAAIESLGKDVPLLVVTRGPNGAIAVKDGERFETKALPTTVIDTTGAGDLFAAGFLSGHLKGESVTRCLEMGAVAAAEVVSHFGARPEQDLTKLMAEKLG
- a CDS encoding oligosaccharide flippase family protein produces the protein MDGHSARDERDIAALAKGGRTNITGFVLRLAARLPFLFIAGRMYGPELLGRFAYAILIVEFAAQLATMGLRRGLAEQLSEIEDGHSALVYDGILLAVLVSLVAGAALIAVPQIMYPNSEIRGLDRMLPLVIPAIAVTEITLAALAYRYDIKATVRARAIVEPWTVSIAAFPLYYIFPRDGLVISYVISMVAALITALIPFFRSYGLPKNWKPQFSGLLEMSRRNFPLAAADGVEWGSRRLDLAILGLFASPAVVGIYYVAQQVASLPQKLKTSFDPILGPVITRNLKDDRKGAIAAQVSQVGFWIIAAQMAVSLALGLPGEAVMGVIGPEFVGGTGALAFLLMAEVAAAPAVVSEATLVYIARHRNLVISLSVLAFQAALSVGLLLLARHLEFPPLYVGAMPALALMISLGLMSALKSRLLARLLAAPVGVWRWALVWAAAATVPTFYIFSLLPEWTELVLGIPAIMAVYGVIIWKLGFGDDDRALFRKAGGRDARESEEEKALRKSQN